A region from the Prionailurus viverrinus isolate Anna chromosome E2, UM_Priviv_1.0, whole genome shotgun sequence genome encodes:
- the CCDC9 gene encoding coiled-coil domain-containing protein 9 isoform X9: MDAGRKPWCCVRILQGKFAGTLAPASQWNVSHTGSEIERGERCRVGQEDRSSSAKERSPHTALPGALAPPWETPSPLLPAEIEEDRKKAELEGVAVTAPRKGRSVEKENVAFEVEKNLGPSRRSPGTPRPPGASKGGRPLPQQGGRAGVGRVARHWEDSSGEQPRGGAGGRGRRGRGRGSPHLSGAGDASTADRKSKEWEERRRQNIEKMNEEMEKIAEYERNQREGVLEPNPVRNFLDDPRRRGGPLEEPERDRREGSRRHGRNWGGPDFERVRCGLEQERQGRRAGLAGAGDMTLSMTGRERSEYLRWKQEREKIDQERLQRHRKPTGQWRREWDAEKTDGMFKDGPAAALEPSHRYDDQAWARPPKPPTFREFLSQHKAEVSRRRKKGSRSQTKAAPRAYSDHDDRWETKEAASPAPEAPQPPPPEETPVQPLETPAPPAHRPPEDDGEEDEGEDEEWEDVSEEEEEIEEEEEEEGEEEEEAIEEEEEPAQDHQPQEAAPTGSPTDPARAVGHRGPSPIKSSRPRMIFPRGGH, translated from the exons ATGGACGCAGGAAG GAAGCCCTGGTGCTGTGTCCGGATTCTGCAGGGGAAGTTTGCCGGGACCCTGGCCCCAGCTAGCCAGTGGAATG TCAGCCACACTGGATCTGAAATCGAAAGAGGAGAAAGATGCCGAGTTGGACAAGAGGATCGAAGCTCTTCGGCGAAAGAACGAAGCCCTCATACGGCGCTACCAGGTGCCCTAGCCCCGCCCTGGGAGACcccatcccctctcctccccGCA GAGATCGAGGAGGACCGTAAAAAAGCTGAACTCGAGGGAGTAGCGGTGACAGCGCCCCGGAAGGGCCGCTCGGTGGAGAAGGAGAATGTGGCCTTTGAGGTG GAGAAGAACTTGGGTCCCTCTCGGAGGTCTCCTGGGACCCCGCGGCCCCCGGGGGCCAGCAAGGGaggccggcccctcccccagcagggaGGCCGGGCAGGCGTGGGCCGGGTGGCCCGTCACTGGGAGGACAGTTCTGGGGAGCAGCCTCGAGGAGGAGCTGGGGGCCGCGGCCggaggggccggggccgggggtcCCCTCATCTGTCTGGGGCCGGAGATGCCTCAACTGCCGACCGCAAATCCAAG GAGTGGGAGGAGCGGCGCCGGCAGAACATCGAGAAGATGAACGAGGAGATGGAGAAGATTGCGGAGTATGAGCGCAACCAGCGG GAAGGCGTGCTGGAGCCCAACCCGGTGCGGAACTTCCTGGACGACCCCCGGCGACGCGGCGGGCCCCTGGAGGAGCCTGAGCGGGACCGCCGGGAGGGCAGCCGCCGGCACGGGCGCAACTGGGGGGGACCCGACTTCGAGCGGGTGCGCTGCGGCCTGGAGCAGGAGCGGCAG GGCCGCCGGGCCGGCCTGGCTGGCGCTGGCGACATGACGCTGTCCATGACGGGCCGGGAGCGGTCGGAGTACCTGCGCtggaagcaggagagggagaagatcGACCAGGAGCGGCTGCAGAGACACCGCAAGCCCACCGGCCAGTGGCGGCGGGAGTGGGATGCCGAGAAGACGGATGGGAT gtTCAAGGATGGCCCAGCCGCTGCCCTCGAACCATCCCATCGCTATG ATGATCAGGCCTGGGCTCGGCCCCCCAAGCCCCCCACTTTCAGGGAGTTCCTGTCCCAGCACAAAGCGGAGGTCAGCCGCAGGAGGAAGAAGGGTAGCCGATCCCAGACCAAGGCAGCCCCTCGTGCCTACAG TGACCATGACGACCGCTGGGAGACGAAGGAGGCAGCATCCCCAGCCCCTGAGGCCCCACAGCCCCCTCCACCCGAGGAGACGCCCGTGCAG CCGCTGGAGACCCCAGCTCCTCCTGCCCACCGGCCTCCTGAGGATGACGGGGAGGAGGACGAGGGGGAGGATGAGGAGTGGGAAGATgtgagtgaggaggaggaggagatcgaggaggaggaggaggaggagggggaggaggaggaagaggccatCGAGGAGGAAGAAGAACCAGCCCAAGACCACCAACCCCAAGAGGCTGCGCCCACCGGAAGCCCCACCG atcctGCCCGTGCTGTGGGCCACAGAGGCCCCTCCCCAATAAAGAGTTCACGTCCTCGAATGATATTCCCCAG agGCGGGCACTGA
- the CCDC9 gene encoding coiled-coil domain-containing protein 9 isoform X12: protein MDAGRKPWCCVRILQGKFAGTLAPASQWNVSHTGSEIERGERCRVGQEDRSSSAKERSPHTALPGALAPPWETPSPLLPAEIEEDRKKAELEGVAVTAPRKGRSVEKENVAFEVEKNLGPSRRSPGTPRPPGASKGGRPLPQQGGRAGVGRVARHWEDSSGEQPRGGAGGRGRRGRGRGSPHLSGAGDASTADRKSKEWEERRRQNIEKMNEEMEKIAEYERNQREGVLEPNPVRNFLDDPRRRGGPLEEPERDRREGSRRHGRNWGGPDFERVRCGLEQERQGRRAGLAGAGDMTLSMTGRERSEYLRWKQEREKIDQERLQRHRKPTGQWRREWDAEKTDGMFKDGPAAALEPSHRYDDQAWARPPKPPTFREFLSQHKAEVSRRRKKGSRSQTKAAPRAYSDHDDRWETKEAASPAPEAPQPPPPEETPVQRRALRVRRPRRSPTSRGPPRIPEDAAGRGLKLPRLDGEGAAGGG, encoded by the exons ATGGACGCAGGAAG GAAGCCCTGGTGCTGTGTCCGGATTCTGCAGGGGAAGTTTGCCGGGACCCTGGCCCCAGCTAGCCAGTGGAATG TCAGCCACACTGGATCTGAAATCGAAAGAGGAGAAAGATGCCGAGTTGGACAAGAGGATCGAAGCTCTTCGGCGAAAGAACGAAGCCCTCATACGGCGCTACCAGGTGCCCTAGCCCCGCCCTGGGAGACcccatcccctctcctccccGCA GAGATCGAGGAGGACCGTAAAAAAGCTGAACTCGAGGGAGTAGCGGTGACAGCGCCCCGGAAGGGCCGCTCGGTGGAGAAGGAGAATGTGGCCTTTGAGGTG GAGAAGAACTTGGGTCCCTCTCGGAGGTCTCCTGGGACCCCGCGGCCCCCGGGGGCCAGCAAGGGaggccggcccctcccccagcagggaGGCCGGGCAGGCGTGGGCCGGGTGGCCCGTCACTGGGAGGACAGTTCTGGGGAGCAGCCTCGAGGAGGAGCTGGGGGCCGCGGCCggaggggccggggccgggggtcCCCTCATCTGTCTGGGGCCGGAGATGCCTCAACTGCCGACCGCAAATCCAAG GAGTGGGAGGAGCGGCGCCGGCAGAACATCGAGAAGATGAACGAGGAGATGGAGAAGATTGCGGAGTATGAGCGCAACCAGCGG GAAGGCGTGCTGGAGCCCAACCCGGTGCGGAACTTCCTGGACGACCCCCGGCGACGCGGCGGGCCCCTGGAGGAGCCTGAGCGGGACCGCCGGGAGGGCAGCCGCCGGCACGGGCGCAACTGGGGGGGACCCGACTTCGAGCGGGTGCGCTGCGGCCTGGAGCAGGAGCGGCAG GGCCGCCGGGCCGGCCTGGCTGGCGCTGGCGACATGACGCTGTCCATGACGGGCCGGGAGCGGTCGGAGTACCTGCGCtggaagcaggagagggagaagatcGACCAGGAGCGGCTGCAGAGACACCGCAAGCCCACCGGCCAGTGGCGGCGGGAGTGGGATGCCGAGAAGACGGATGGGAT gtTCAAGGATGGCCCAGCCGCTGCCCTCGAACCATCCCATCGCTATG ATGATCAGGCCTGGGCTCGGCCCCCCAAGCCCCCCACTTTCAGGGAGTTCCTGTCCCAGCACAAAGCGGAGGTCAGCCGCAGGAGGAAGAAGGGTAGCCGATCCCAGACCAAGGCAGCCCCTCGTGCCTACAG TGACCATGACGACCGCTGGGAGACGAAGGAGGCAGCATCCCCAGCCCCTGAGGCCCCACAGCCCCCTCCACCCGAGGAGACGCCCGTGCAG agGCGGGCACTGAGGGTCAGGAGACCGCGGAGATCACCGACTTCCAGAGG GCCTCCCCGAATTCCTGAAGACGCTGCTGGGAGGGGACTGAAGCTTCCCCGCCTTGATGGGGAGGGGGCGGCAGGAGGGGGTTAG
- the CCDC9 gene encoding coiled-coil domain-containing protein 9 isoform X3: MDAGRKPWCCVRILQGKFAGTLAPASQWNVSHTGSEIERGERCRVGQEDRSSSAKERSPHTALPGALAPPWETPSPLLPAEIEEDRKKAELEGVAVTAPRKGRSVEKENVAFEVEKNLGPSRRSPGTPRPPGASKGGRPLPQQGGRAGVGRVARHWEDSSGEQPRGGAGGRGRRGRGRGSPHLSGAGDASTADRKSKEWEERRRQNIEKMNEEMEKIAEYERNQREGVLEPNPVRNFLDDPRRRGGPLEEPERDRREGSRRHGRNWGGPDFERVRCGLEQERQGRRAGLAGAGDMTLSMTGRERSEYLRWKQEREKIDQERLQRHRKPTGQWRREWDAEKTDGMFKDGPAAALEPSHRYDDQAWARPPKPPTFREFLSQHKAEVSRRRKKGSRSQTKAAPRAYSDHDDRWETKEAASPAPEAPQPPPPEETPVQPLETPAPPAHRPPEDDGEEDEGEDEEWEDVSEEEEEIEEEEEEEGEEEEEAIEEEEEPAQDHQPQEAAPTGSPTGEQADKEPSRPEEPLPLPPAPATPSSPFSPLGGHQPVSDWGEEAELNTSPNADALSLSPGGDQPAPASLESGPCLPGPQKAEEEGSEAASEAGTEGQETAEITDFQRASPNS, translated from the exons ATGGACGCAGGAAG GAAGCCCTGGTGCTGTGTCCGGATTCTGCAGGGGAAGTTTGCCGGGACCCTGGCCCCAGCTAGCCAGTGGAATG TCAGCCACACTGGATCTGAAATCGAAAGAGGAGAAAGATGCCGAGTTGGACAAGAGGATCGAAGCTCTTCGGCGAAAGAACGAAGCCCTCATACGGCGCTACCAGGTGCCCTAGCCCCGCCCTGGGAGACcccatcccctctcctccccGCA GAGATCGAGGAGGACCGTAAAAAAGCTGAACTCGAGGGAGTAGCGGTGACAGCGCCCCGGAAGGGCCGCTCGGTGGAGAAGGAGAATGTGGCCTTTGAGGTG GAGAAGAACTTGGGTCCCTCTCGGAGGTCTCCTGGGACCCCGCGGCCCCCGGGGGCCAGCAAGGGaggccggcccctcccccagcagggaGGCCGGGCAGGCGTGGGCCGGGTGGCCCGTCACTGGGAGGACAGTTCTGGGGAGCAGCCTCGAGGAGGAGCTGGGGGCCGCGGCCggaggggccggggccgggggtcCCCTCATCTGTCTGGGGCCGGAGATGCCTCAACTGCCGACCGCAAATCCAAG GAGTGGGAGGAGCGGCGCCGGCAGAACATCGAGAAGATGAACGAGGAGATGGAGAAGATTGCGGAGTATGAGCGCAACCAGCGG GAAGGCGTGCTGGAGCCCAACCCGGTGCGGAACTTCCTGGACGACCCCCGGCGACGCGGCGGGCCCCTGGAGGAGCCTGAGCGGGACCGCCGGGAGGGCAGCCGCCGGCACGGGCGCAACTGGGGGGGACCCGACTTCGAGCGGGTGCGCTGCGGCCTGGAGCAGGAGCGGCAG GGCCGCCGGGCCGGCCTGGCTGGCGCTGGCGACATGACGCTGTCCATGACGGGCCGGGAGCGGTCGGAGTACCTGCGCtggaagcaggagagggagaagatcGACCAGGAGCGGCTGCAGAGACACCGCAAGCCCACCGGCCAGTGGCGGCGGGAGTGGGATGCCGAGAAGACGGATGGGAT gtTCAAGGATGGCCCAGCCGCTGCCCTCGAACCATCCCATCGCTATG ATGATCAGGCCTGGGCTCGGCCCCCCAAGCCCCCCACTTTCAGGGAGTTCCTGTCCCAGCACAAAGCGGAGGTCAGCCGCAGGAGGAAGAAGGGTAGCCGATCCCAGACCAAGGCAGCCCCTCGTGCCTACAG TGACCATGACGACCGCTGGGAGACGAAGGAGGCAGCATCCCCAGCCCCTGAGGCCCCACAGCCCCCTCCACCCGAGGAGACGCCCGTGCAG CCGCTGGAGACCCCAGCTCCTCCTGCCCACCGGCCTCCTGAGGATGACGGGGAGGAGGACGAGGGGGAGGATGAGGAGTGGGAAGATgtgagtgaggaggaggaggagatcgaggaggaggaggaggaggagggggaggaggaggaagaggccatCGAGGAGGAAGAAGAACCAGCCCAAGACCACCAACCCCAAGAGGCTGCGCCCACCGGAAGCCCCACCGGTGAGCAGGCTGACAAAGAGCCTTCCAGGCCAGAGGAGCCCCTGCCACTTCCCCCGGCCCCTGCCACGCCTTCTAGCCCCTTCTCGCCCCTTGGGGGCCACCAGCCCGTGTCTGACTGGGGTGAAGAGGCGGAGCTGAATACTTCCCCCAACGCTgatgccctctccctctctccgg gaggTGACCAgccagcccctgcctccctcgAGAGTGGGCCCTGCCTCCCAGGACCCCAGAAAGCTGAAGAGGAAGGGTCTGAGGCAGCTTCAG agGCGGGCACTGAGGGTCAGGAGACCGCGGAGATCACCGACTTCCAGAGG GCCTCCCCGAATTCCTGA
- the CCDC9 gene encoding coiled-coil domain-containing protein 9 isoform X1, which translates to MDAGRKPWCCVRILQGKFAGTLAPASQWNVSHTGSEIERGERCRVGQEDRSSSAKERSPHTALPGALAPPWETPSPLLPAEIEEDRKKAELEGVAVTAPRKGRSVEKENVAFEVEKNLGPSRRSPGTPRPPGASKGGRPLPQQGGRAGVGRVARHWEDSSGEQPRGGAGGRGRRGRGRGSPHLSGAGDASTADRKSKEWEERRRQNIEKMNEEMEKIAEYERNQREGVLEPNPVRNFLDDPRRRGGPLEEPERDRREGSRRHGRNWGGPDFERVRCGLEQERQGRRAGLAGAGDMTLSMTGRERSEYLRWKQEREKIDQERLQRHRKPTGQWRREWDAEKTDGMFKDGPAAALEPSHRYDDQAWARPPKPPTFREFLSQHKAEVSRRRKKGSRSQTKAAPRAYSDHDDRWETKEAASPAPEAPQPPPPEETPVQPLETPAPPAHRPPEDDGEEDEGEDEEWEDVSEEEEEIEEEEEEEGEEEEEAIEEEEEPAQDHQPQEAAPTGSPTGEQADKEPSRPEEPLPLPPAPATPSSPFSPLGGHQPVSDWGEEAELNTSPNADALSLSPGGDQPAPASLESGPCLPGPQKAEEEGSEAASEAGTEGQETAEITDFQRVRFCKVVAAAPPPGAAR; encoded by the exons ATGGACGCAGGAAG GAAGCCCTGGTGCTGTGTCCGGATTCTGCAGGGGAAGTTTGCCGGGACCCTGGCCCCAGCTAGCCAGTGGAATG TCAGCCACACTGGATCTGAAATCGAAAGAGGAGAAAGATGCCGAGTTGGACAAGAGGATCGAAGCTCTTCGGCGAAAGAACGAAGCCCTCATACGGCGCTACCAGGTGCCCTAGCCCCGCCCTGGGAGACcccatcccctctcctccccGCA GAGATCGAGGAGGACCGTAAAAAAGCTGAACTCGAGGGAGTAGCGGTGACAGCGCCCCGGAAGGGCCGCTCGGTGGAGAAGGAGAATGTGGCCTTTGAGGTG GAGAAGAACTTGGGTCCCTCTCGGAGGTCTCCTGGGACCCCGCGGCCCCCGGGGGCCAGCAAGGGaggccggcccctcccccagcagggaGGCCGGGCAGGCGTGGGCCGGGTGGCCCGTCACTGGGAGGACAGTTCTGGGGAGCAGCCTCGAGGAGGAGCTGGGGGCCGCGGCCggaggggccggggccgggggtcCCCTCATCTGTCTGGGGCCGGAGATGCCTCAACTGCCGACCGCAAATCCAAG GAGTGGGAGGAGCGGCGCCGGCAGAACATCGAGAAGATGAACGAGGAGATGGAGAAGATTGCGGAGTATGAGCGCAACCAGCGG GAAGGCGTGCTGGAGCCCAACCCGGTGCGGAACTTCCTGGACGACCCCCGGCGACGCGGCGGGCCCCTGGAGGAGCCTGAGCGGGACCGCCGGGAGGGCAGCCGCCGGCACGGGCGCAACTGGGGGGGACCCGACTTCGAGCGGGTGCGCTGCGGCCTGGAGCAGGAGCGGCAG GGCCGCCGGGCCGGCCTGGCTGGCGCTGGCGACATGACGCTGTCCATGACGGGCCGGGAGCGGTCGGAGTACCTGCGCtggaagcaggagagggagaagatcGACCAGGAGCGGCTGCAGAGACACCGCAAGCCCACCGGCCAGTGGCGGCGGGAGTGGGATGCCGAGAAGACGGATGGGAT gtTCAAGGATGGCCCAGCCGCTGCCCTCGAACCATCCCATCGCTATG ATGATCAGGCCTGGGCTCGGCCCCCCAAGCCCCCCACTTTCAGGGAGTTCCTGTCCCAGCACAAAGCGGAGGTCAGCCGCAGGAGGAAGAAGGGTAGCCGATCCCAGACCAAGGCAGCCCCTCGTGCCTACAG TGACCATGACGACCGCTGGGAGACGAAGGAGGCAGCATCCCCAGCCCCTGAGGCCCCACAGCCCCCTCCACCCGAGGAGACGCCCGTGCAG CCGCTGGAGACCCCAGCTCCTCCTGCCCACCGGCCTCCTGAGGATGACGGGGAGGAGGACGAGGGGGAGGATGAGGAGTGGGAAGATgtgagtgaggaggaggaggagatcgaggaggaggaggaggaggagggggaggaggaggaagaggccatCGAGGAGGAAGAAGAACCAGCCCAAGACCACCAACCCCAAGAGGCTGCGCCCACCGGAAGCCCCACCGGTGAGCAGGCTGACAAAGAGCCTTCCAGGCCAGAGGAGCCCCTGCCACTTCCCCCGGCCCCTGCCACGCCTTCTAGCCCCTTCTCGCCCCTTGGGGGCCACCAGCCCGTGTCTGACTGGGGTGAAGAGGCGGAGCTGAATACTTCCCCCAACGCTgatgccctctccctctctccgg gaggTGACCAgccagcccctgcctccctcgAGAGTGGGCCCTGCCTCCCAGGACCCCAGAAAGCTGAAGAGGAAGGGTCTGAGGCAGCTTCAG agGCGGGCACTGAGGGTCAGGAGACCGCGGAGATCACCGACTTCCAGAGGGTGCGTTTCTGCAAGGTGGTGGCGGCCGCTCCGCCACCGGGGGCCGCCCGCTGA
- the CCDC9 gene encoding coiled-coil domain-containing protein 9 isoform X7 has translation MDAGRKPWCCVRILQGKFAGTLAPASQWNVSHTGSEIERGERCRVGQEDRSSSAKERSPHTALPGALAPPWETPSPLLPAEIEEDRKKAELEGVAVTAPRKGRSVEKENVAFEVEKNLGPSRRSPGTPRPPGASKGGRPLPQQGGRAGVGRVARHWEDSSGEQPRGGAGGRGRRGRGRGSPHLSGAGDASTADRKSKEWEERRRQNIEKMNEEMEKIAEYERNQREGVLEPNPVRNFLDDPRRRGGPLEEPERDRREGSRRHGRNWGGPDFERVRCGLEQERQGRRAGLAGAGDMTLSMTGRERSEYLRWKQEREKIDQERLQRHRKPTGQWRREWDAEKTDGMFKDGPAAALEPSHRYDDQAWARPPKPPTFREFLSQHKAEVSRRRKKGSRSQTKAAPRAYSDHDDRWETKEAASPAPEAPQPPPPEETPVQPLETPAPPAHRPPEDDGEEDEGEDEEWEDVSEEEEEIEEEEEEEGEEEEEAIEEEEEPAQDHQPQEAAPTGSPTGGDQPAPASLESGPCLPGPQKAEEEGSEAASEAGTEGQETAEITDFQRVRFCKVVAAAPPPGAAR, from the exons ATGGACGCAGGAAG GAAGCCCTGGTGCTGTGTCCGGATTCTGCAGGGGAAGTTTGCCGGGACCCTGGCCCCAGCTAGCCAGTGGAATG TCAGCCACACTGGATCTGAAATCGAAAGAGGAGAAAGATGCCGAGTTGGACAAGAGGATCGAAGCTCTTCGGCGAAAGAACGAAGCCCTCATACGGCGCTACCAGGTGCCCTAGCCCCGCCCTGGGAGACcccatcccctctcctccccGCA GAGATCGAGGAGGACCGTAAAAAAGCTGAACTCGAGGGAGTAGCGGTGACAGCGCCCCGGAAGGGCCGCTCGGTGGAGAAGGAGAATGTGGCCTTTGAGGTG GAGAAGAACTTGGGTCCCTCTCGGAGGTCTCCTGGGACCCCGCGGCCCCCGGGGGCCAGCAAGGGaggccggcccctcccccagcagggaGGCCGGGCAGGCGTGGGCCGGGTGGCCCGTCACTGGGAGGACAGTTCTGGGGAGCAGCCTCGAGGAGGAGCTGGGGGCCGCGGCCggaggggccggggccgggggtcCCCTCATCTGTCTGGGGCCGGAGATGCCTCAACTGCCGACCGCAAATCCAAG GAGTGGGAGGAGCGGCGCCGGCAGAACATCGAGAAGATGAACGAGGAGATGGAGAAGATTGCGGAGTATGAGCGCAACCAGCGG GAAGGCGTGCTGGAGCCCAACCCGGTGCGGAACTTCCTGGACGACCCCCGGCGACGCGGCGGGCCCCTGGAGGAGCCTGAGCGGGACCGCCGGGAGGGCAGCCGCCGGCACGGGCGCAACTGGGGGGGACCCGACTTCGAGCGGGTGCGCTGCGGCCTGGAGCAGGAGCGGCAG GGCCGCCGGGCCGGCCTGGCTGGCGCTGGCGACATGACGCTGTCCATGACGGGCCGGGAGCGGTCGGAGTACCTGCGCtggaagcaggagagggagaagatcGACCAGGAGCGGCTGCAGAGACACCGCAAGCCCACCGGCCAGTGGCGGCGGGAGTGGGATGCCGAGAAGACGGATGGGAT gtTCAAGGATGGCCCAGCCGCTGCCCTCGAACCATCCCATCGCTATG ATGATCAGGCCTGGGCTCGGCCCCCCAAGCCCCCCACTTTCAGGGAGTTCCTGTCCCAGCACAAAGCGGAGGTCAGCCGCAGGAGGAAGAAGGGTAGCCGATCCCAGACCAAGGCAGCCCCTCGTGCCTACAG TGACCATGACGACCGCTGGGAGACGAAGGAGGCAGCATCCCCAGCCCCTGAGGCCCCACAGCCCCCTCCACCCGAGGAGACGCCCGTGCAG CCGCTGGAGACCCCAGCTCCTCCTGCCCACCGGCCTCCTGAGGATGACGGGGAGGAGGACGAGGGGGAGGATGAGGAGTGGGAAGATgtgagtgaggaggaggaggagatcgaggaggaggaggaggaggagggggaggaggaggaagaggccatCGAGGAGGAAGAAGAACCAGCCCAAGACCACCAACCCCAAGAGGCTGCGCCCACCGGAAGCCCCACCG gaggTGACCAgccagcccctgcctccctcgAGAGTGGGCCCTGCCTCCCAGGACCCCAGAAAGCTGAAGAGGAAGGGTCTGAGGCAGCTTCAG agGCGGGCACTGAGGGTCAGGAGACCGCGGAGATCACCGACTTCCAGAGGGTGCGTTTCTGCAAGGTGGTGGCGGCCGCTCCGCCACCGGGGGCCGCCCGCTGA
- the CCDC9 gene encoding coiled-coil domain-containing protein 9 isoform X11: MDAGRKPWCCVRILQGKFAGTLAPASQWNVSHTGSEIERGERCRVGQEDRSSSAKERSPHTALPGALAPPWETPSPLLPAEIEEDRKKAELEGVAVTAPRKGRSVEKENVAFEVEKNLGPSRRSPGTPRPPGASKGGRPLPQQGGRAGVGRVARHWEDSSGEQPRGGAGGRGRRGRGRGSPHLSGAGDASTADRKSKEWEERRRQNIEKMNEEMEKIAEYERNQREGVLEPNPVRNFLDDPRRRGGPLEEPERDRREGSRRHGRNWGGPDFERVRCGLEQERQGRRAGLAGAGDMTLSMTGRERSEYLRWKQEREKIDQERLQRHRKPTGQWRREWDAEKTDGMFKDGPAAALEPSHRYDDQAWARPPKPPTFREFLSQHKAEVSRRRKKGSRSQTKAAPRAYSDHDDRWETKEAASPAPEAPQPPPPEETPVQPLETPAPPAHRPPEDDGEEDEGEDEEWEDVSEEEEEIEEEEEEEGEEEEEAIEEEEEPAQDHQPQEAAPTGSPTEAGTEGQETAEITDFQRASPNS, translated from the exons ATGGACGCAGGAAG GAAGCCCTGGTGCTGTGTCCGGATTCTGCAGGGGAAGTTTGCCGGGACCCTGGCCCCAGCTAGCCAGTGGAATG TCAGCCACACTGGATCTGAAATCGAAAGAGGAGAAAGATGCCGAGTTGGACAAGAGGATCGAAGCTCTTCGGCGAAAGAACGAAGCCCTCATACGGCGCTACCAGGTGCCCTAGCCCCGCCCTGGGAGACcccatcccctctcctccccGCA GAGATCGAGGAGGACCGTAAAAAAGCTGAACTCGAGGGAGTAGCGGTGACAGCGCCCCGGAAGGGCCGCTCGGTGGAGAAGGAGAATGTGGCCTTTGAGGTG GAGAAGAACTTGGGTCCCTCTCGGAGGTCTCCTGGGACCCCGCGGCCCCCGGGGGCCAGCAAGGGaggccggcccctcccccagcagggaGGCCGGGCAGGCGTGGGCCGGGTGGCCCGTCACTGGGAGGACAGTTCTGGGGAGCAGCCTCGAGGAGGAGCTGGGGGCCGCGGCCggaggggccggggccgggggtcCCCTCATCTGTCTGGGGCCGGAGATGCCTCAACTGCCGACCGCAAATCCAAG GAGTGGGAGGAGCGGCGCCGGCAGAACATCGAGAAGATGAACGAGGAGATGGAGAAGATTGCGGAGTATGAGCGCAACCAGCGG GAAGGCGTGCTGGAGCCCAACCCGGTGCGGAACTTCCTGGACGACCCCCGGCGACGCGGCGGGCCCCTGGAGGAGCCTGAGCGGGACCGCCGGGAGGGCAGCCGCCGGCACGGGCGCAACTGGGGGGGACCCGACTTCGAGCGGGTGCGCTGCGGCCTGGAGCAGGAGCGGCAG GGCCGCCGGGCCGGCCTGGCTGGCGCTGGCGACATGACGCTGTCCATGACGGGCCGGGAGCGGTCGGAGTACCTGCGCtggaagcaggagagggagaagatcGACCAGGAGCGGCTGCAGAGACACCGCAAGCCCACCGGCCAGTGGCGGCGGGAGTGGGATGCCGAGAAGACGGATGGGAT gtTCAAGGATGGCCCAGCCGCTGCCCTCGAACCATCCCATCGCTATG ATGATCAGGCCTGGGCTCGGCCCCCCAAGCCCCCCACTTTCAGGGAGTTCCTGTCCCAGCACAAAGCGGAGGTCAGCCGCAGGAGGAAGAAGGGTAGCCGATCCCAGACCAAGGCAGCCCCTCGTGCCTACAG TGACCATGACGACCGCTGGGAGACGAAGGAGGCAGCATCCCCAGCCCCTGAGGCCCCACAGCCCCCTCCACCCGAGGAGACGCCCGTGCAG CCGCTGGAGACCCCAGCTCCTCCTGCCCACCGGCCTCCTGAGGATGACGGGGAGGAGGACGAGGGGGAGGATGAGGAGTGGGAAGATgtgagtgaggaggaggaggagatcgaggaggaggaggaggaggagggggaggaggaggaagaggccatCGAGGAGGAAGAAGAACCAGCCCAAGACCACCAACCCCAAGAGGCTGCGCCCACCGGAAGCCCCACCG agGCGGGCACTGAGGGTCAGGAGACCGCGGAGATCACCGACTTCCAGAGG GCCTCCCCGAATTCCTGA